The Rhodothermales bacterium genome window below encodes:
- the nuoK gene encoding NADH-quinone oxidoreductase subunit NuoK: MEIAVDWYLALSAILFVIGVVGVLFRRNAIVVLMSIELMLNAVNLSLVAVSQSLGDVAGQIFVFFVMSVAAAEAAVGLAIVIAVFRNKLTVDLNEFHLFKY, from the coding sequence ATGGAGATAGCAGTCGACTGGTACCTCGCGCTGAGCGCCATACTCTTCGTGATCGGAGTTGTCGGCGTCCTCTTTCGTCGGAACGCCATCGTTGTCCTCATGTCGATCGAACTGATGCTCAACGCCGTGAACTTGTCGCTCGTGGCCGTCAGCCAGAGTCTGGGAGATGTGGCGGGACAGATCTTCGTGTTCTTTGTCATGTCGGTGGCTGCCGCGGAGGCTGCGGTAGGCCTCGCGATCGTCATAGCCGTTTTCCGAAACAAGTTGACAGTAGACCTCAACGAGTTCCACCTCTTCAAGTACTAG
- a CDS encoding NADH-quinone oxidoreductase subunit J encodes MLAEYTFFLLAVVAVTAGLGMLLSRNPVSSALWLILNLFCVAGLYLTLSARFIAVIQVLVYAGAIMILFVFVIMLLNLAALPRLQSVDWKRGIAFILVMGVLAELAYVVAGGLGAGTKPVNLEAAAATGSAREIARELFTVYAMPLEVIGILLLAATIGAVMLAKRRFV; translated from the coding sequence ATGCTAGCTGAGTACACGTTCTTTCTGCTTGCGGTTGTGGCCGTGACCGCCGGGTTGGGTATGCTTCTATCACGAAACCCGGTTTCGAGTGCGCTCTGGCTCATTCTGAATCTATTCTGCGTAGCGGGTCTCTACTTGACACTGAGTGCGAGATTCATCGCCGTGATTCAGGTTCTTGTGTACGCCGGGGCGATCATGATCCTGTTCGTCTTCGTGATCATGTTGCTCAATCTCGCCGCGTTGCCGAGGCTTCAGTCGGTAGATTGGAAGCGGGGAATCGCATTTATCCTCGTCATGGGCGTGCTCGCTGAGCTTGCTTACGTCGTCGCAGGCGGACTGGGAGCGGGGACGAAGCCTGTGAATCTTGAGGCAGCGGCTGCGACGGGCTCGGCCCGCGAAATTGCCAGGGAGCTGTTCACCGTCTATGCGATGCCCCTGGAAGTGATCGGGATTCTCCTGCTGGCAGCCACTATCGGTGCCGTGATGCTGGCCAAGAGGCGATTTGTCTAG